Proteins found in one Macaca nemestrina isolate mMacNem1 chromosome 4, mMacNem.hap1, whole genome shotgun sequence genomic segment:
- the LOC139362844 gene encoding uncharacterized protein, which produces MEETPDSGLAEEIQRSQNDIGAFTWGPDASTDRVSQEITSGGFGEDSACLSEAEQDIRLSTRLLSSADWPTVAEQGEHAPGPALPGGNEQLPPKPAPEAGVTFAPCVEMEQPYDPLDSDMPAMDTAGLFKESHEDVKKSDEEEEKQKIEDSLWAGVETCQKVDTGAIDIKTLEGTEEFEEKACERTGNRVVDLNTIGKEAHKTLKINEVETRKDVRAGYKESINTNENYFEKTDLLEKDMERGDMAKELSDRDQGLHDGIQKVIKNCEMIGGFGAKPANHPDILNPSLQTYSVSKIKDGSPEGWDFTREDIKKNAIDTPNHDMIYYPAQDSTDAEETQCETVLNALVGDSDKNQAVLSIKLEVEAQSRTDLNYSLGRDANRRDLCSCKAESSLIEGSERTVTENCSHTVNLPRIAEIDSWGTDPGQIWQPSLDSALNNLDITGFSGIPDGQASGFANCLDSINHGPIRDTEGLDNSWTHLDVVEHKEELEVDLLAGVCRKQAIASCWEQSQEIARPLILGTSRNASTESSASSRDQDINYSDLSEDEIANQRYGLLYQEIEADKDEVLTLVCSID; this is translated from the coding sequence ATGGAGGAAACTCCAGACAGTGGGTTGGCCGAAGAAATTCAAAGATCTCAAAATGATATAGGTGCATTTACTTGGGGCCCTGACGCTAGTACAGACAGGGTCAGCCAGGAAATTACCTCAGGCGGGTTTGGAGAAGACTCTGCATGTCTCTCCGAAGCAGAGCAAGACATAAGATTATCCACCAGGCTGCTTTCGTCTGCTGACTGGCCCACTGTAGCTGAACAGGGTGAGCATGCCCCGGGGCCAGCCCTTCCAGGTGGAAATGAACAACTGCCCCCAAAGCCTGCGCCTGAGGCTGGAGTTACCTTTGCTCCTTGTGTGGAGATGGAGCAGCCGTATGACCCACTTGACTCAGACATGCCAGCCATGGACACAGCTGGCCTGTTCAAAGAAAGTCATGAAGATGTGAAGAAGTCagatgaagaggaagagaaacagaagatAGAAGATTCTCTGTGGGCAGGTGTGGAGACATGTCAAAAGGTAGACACTGGAGCTATTGATATCAAGACACTAGAAGGTACAGAGGAATTTGAAGAGAAAGCATGTGAAAGGACAGGAAACAGAGTGGTAGATCTTAATACCATAGGAAAGGAAGCACATAAGAccttaaaaattaatgaagtgGAAACTAGAAAAGATGTAAGAGCAGGGTATAAGGAAAGTATAAACAccaatgaaaattattttgagaaaactGACCTATTAGAAAAGGACATGGAAAGAGGAGATATGGCAAAAGAACTTAGTGACAGAGACCAAGGTCTACATGATGGAATTCAAAAGGTAATCAAAAATTGTGAGATGATAGGCGGCTTTGGAGCCAAACCTGCCAATCACCCAGATATCTTGAATCCATCTCTCCAGACCTACTCTGTATCTAAGATTAAAGATGGCAGCCCTgagggatgggatttcactagagaagacataaagaaaaatgcaatAGACACTCCCAACCATGATATGATATATTACCCAGCACAAGACAGTACAGATGCTGAAGAAACTCAGTGTGAGACTGTGTTAAATGCTCTTGTAGGTGACAGTGATAAAAATCAGGCTGTTTTATCAATAAAACTTGAAGTAGAAGCTCAGTCTAGGACTGACCTTAATTATTCTCTGGGAAGGGATGCAAACAGAAGAGATTTATGTTCATGTAAGGCAGAAAGTTCACTAATAGAAGGGTCTGAAAGAACAGTAACTGAGAACTGTAGTCATACTGTTAACTTGCCAAGAATTGCAGAGATAGACTCTTGGGGAACAGATCCAGGTCAAATCTGGCAGCCAAGCTTGGATTCAGCATTGAATAATTTGGATATAACAGGATTCTCTGGTATACCAGATGGCCAAGCAAGTGGATTTGCCAATTGTCTGGATTCTATTAACCATGGGCCTATCAGAGATACAGAAGGCTTAGATAATAGCTGGACACATTTAGATGTAGTTGAGCACAAGGAAGAACTGGAGGTGGACTTACTAGCAGGTGTATGTAGGAAACAAGCCATTGCTAGCTGCTGGGAACAAAGCCAGGAGATAGCAAGACCATTGATTTTGGGGACCTCCCGGAATGCTAGCACTGAGAGTTCTGCTAGTTCCCGAGACCAGGACATCAACTACTCAGATTTATCTGAAGATGAAATTGCTAACCAGAGATATGGATTGTTGTACCAAGAAATAGAGGCTGACAAAGATGAGGTACTTACCCTGGTCTGTAGCATAGACTAG